Proteins from a genomic interval of Homalodisca vitripennis isolate AUS2020 unplaced genomic scaffold, UT_GWSS_2.1 ScUCBcl_7621;HRSCAF=15387, whole genome shotgun sequence:
- the LOC124374243 gene encoding putative uncharacterized protein FLJ46204 yields the protein TRTRTTHTHTHTTNAQPQTAYTPTRTRTRQHAHGHHAHAHATQHLRTRYTPNTAHAHAHRPHAHAHGTTHTRPHAHATRHLRHTHTDHYANTPPTATPPHATRHTHTALRPNTHHAHAHGNTPQRTTATHRTRNTHTHTHTRHAHSTRTRTRTGTTAQRTRTSHTSHRNTHHATRTRTTQTRTTHTAHANTHTHPRTLAHAHGHTHNRTTPTRTRT from the coding sequence cacacgcacacgcaccacgcacacgcacacgcacacgacCAACGCACAGCCACAAACAGCCTACACgcccacacgcacacgcacacgccaACACGCACACGGCcaccacgcacacgcacacgcaacACAGCACCTACGCACACGCTACACGCCCAACAcggcacacgcacacgcacatcggccacacgcacacgcacacggcACCACGCACACTCGGCCACACGCACACGCCACACGCCACCTACGACACACGCACACAGACCACTACGCAAACACGCCACCAACGGCCACACCGCCACACGCCACACGCCACACGCACACAGCACTACGCCCTAACACGcaccacgcacacgcacacgGGAACACGCCACAACGCACCACGGCAACCCACCGCACACgcaacacgcacacgcacacgcacacgcgacACGCACAcagcacacgcacacgcacacgcacaggCACAACGGCACAACGCACACGCACATCGCACACGTCACACCGCAACACGCACCAcgccacacgcacacgcacaacgCAGACACGCACCACGCACACGGCACACGCCAACACGCACACGCACCCACGCACACTAGCACACGCACACGGCCACACGCACAACCGCACCACgcccacacgcacacgcacac